The following are encoded in a window of Syntrophus gentianae genomic DNA:
- a CDS encoding SDR family NAD(P)-dependent oxidoreductase — translation MKRVALITGAAGGIGLATARLFAEKGWLVVGVDHKQTSESAGMTQFIQADVAQTEAWELIHERIIDRCGQLDTLVHNAAIQICKPLVETSIDEWDATMATNVRSVFLGSRCAYPLLQRSGGSIVNISSVHANATSAGLAAYAASKGALLSLTRAMALEFGPSVRVNAVLPGAIDTPMLFAGLSRGHLSGHNIPAMVQELGKKHVLGRTGKPGEVARVIYFLADQEQSTFMTGQTITVDGGAIARLSTE, via the coding sequence ATGAAACGGGTTGCTTTGATCACAGGGGCAGCGGGCGGCATCGGTCTCGCGACAGCCCGGTTGTTTGCGGAAAAAGGTTGGCTGGTTGTCGGGGTTGATCACAAACAAACATCGGAATCTGCCGGCATGACGCAATTCATCCAGGCAGATGTCGCTCAGACTGAGGCTTGGGAGCTTATCCATGAGAGGATCATTGATCGCTGCGGCCAATTGGATACCTTGGTTCATAATGCTGCGATTCAGATCTGCAAACCGCTTGTCGAAACGTCGATCGATGAATGGGATGCTACGATGGCTACGAATGTTCGCTCTGTTTTTCTGGGTTCACGCTGTGCCTATCCCCTTTTGCAGCGATCTGGCGGGTCTATTGTAAACATCAGTTCCGTACATGCCAACGCCACCTCTGCAGGGCTCGCGGCTTACGCTGCCAGTAAAGGAGCCCTCCTTTCACTGACAAGGGCAATGGCACTGGAATTCGGTCCCAGCGTTCGGGTGAATGCCGTGTTGCCCGGTGCGATCGACACTCCCATGCTTTTTGCCGGTTTGAGCCGAGGTCATCTTTCCGGTCATAACATCCCGGCGATGGTTCAGGAACTTGGGAAAAAACATGTCCTGGGCCGCACGGGTAAACCGGGGGAAGTGGCTCGAGTCATTTATTTTCTAGCTGATCAAGAGCAATCGACTTTCATGACCGGACAGACAATCACTGTGGATGGTGGTGCCATCGCGAGGTTAAGTACGGAATGA
- a CDS encoding phosphoglycerate dehydrogenase — protein MSLKVLISAPYMQPVIDRFRPIFVENGIEIIVPPVQERLEESDLLQWMSDIDGVICGDDRFTERVLRSSPRLKVISKWGTGIDSIDRKTCQQLGIALCNTPNAFSEPLADSVMGYVLCFARNLLGMDRLMKEGLWQKLPGRSLKECTLGVIGVGNVGKAVIRRAKAFGMPLLGNDIVKMPEDFLARAGIRMVPLEALLKKSDFISINCDLNPTSRHLIAAEEFSLMKNSAILINTARGPIVDEQALIKALDGKTIAGAALDVFETEPLPMDSPLRQMRNVLLASHNANSSPEAWERVHLNTIHNLLEVLKGCRS, from the coding sequence ATGAGCTTGAAAGTATTGATCTCAGCGCCATACATGCAGCCGGTCATTGATCGTTTTCGTCCAATCTTTGTCGAAAACGGCATAGAAATTATTGTGCCGCCCGTTCAGGAGAGGCTTGAGGAAAGCGACCTTTTGCAATGGATGAGCGATATCGACGGTGTCATCTGCGGCGATGACCGATTCACCGAGCGCGTCCTGAGATCCTCGCCAAGACTCAAGGTTATCTCAAAGTGGGGTACCGGCATCGACTCTATTGACCGGAAAACCTGCCAGCAGTTGGGCATCGCCCTTTGCAATACCCCCAACGCCTTCAGTGAACCGTTGGCAGATTCGGTCATGGGCTACGTCTTGTGTTTCGCCCGCAACCTTTTAGGCATGGATCGCCTGATGAAGGAAGGCCTATGGCAGAAACTCCCTGGACGGTCGTTGAAAGAATGTACTCTCGGTGTCATCGGAGTCGGCAACGTTGGAAAGGCGGTTATCCGACGTGCAAAGGCCTTCGGGATGCCTCTGCTGGGCAACGATATTGTTAAAATGCCGGAGGATTTTCTTGCCCGTGCAGGCATACGGATGGTGCCTCTGGAAGCATTACTGAAAAAGTCTGATTTCATCAGCATCAACTGCGACTTGAATCCCACAAGCCGCCATTTGATCGCCGCTGAAGAATTTTCTCTGATGAAAAATTCAGCCATTCTGATCAATACGGCACGCGGTCCGATTGTGGATGAACAGGCCTTGATCAAGGCGCTGGATGGCAAAACCATCGCGGGAGCCGCCCTGGATGTTTTTGAAACGGAACCCCTGCCCATGGACAGTCCCTTACGCCAGATGCGCAATGTGCTGCTGGCGTCTCATAACGCAAACAGCAGTCCTGAAGCTTGGGAGCGTGTTCACCTCAATACAATTCATAATTTATTGGAAGTGTTAAAGGGGTGTCGGTCATGA